The Perognathus longimembris pacificus isolate PPM17 chromosome 12, ASM2315922v1, whole genome shotgun sequence genome includes the window CGGGCCCGGTACAACTTAGGTGCCATCCACTGGTGTGGCGGTCAGCATTCCCAGGCCATGCGCTGCCTGGAGGGGGCCCGGGAATGCGCACGTGCCATGAAGATGCGGTTCATGGAGAGTGAGTGCTGCGTGACGATCTCCCAGGTGCCATTCTTACCTGTTTGGGGTTCAGCCGTATGTGGTCTTGGGCTCAGGGAAGTCTGCAGGTCttacttttctctgttcccagatCCTCCAAGACCTGGGGGACTTTCTGGCTGCCAAACGAGCCCTGAAGAAGGCCTATAGACTAGGCTCCCAGAAGCCTGCACAGAGAGCAGCTGTCTGCCAGAGTCTCAAATATGGTAAGGCCCCACAAAGGCCTGGGACTGAGTCCTGGAGGGAGAGGGGTCTACCAGCAGAGGATCCTAGAGCTCAGGACCTTGGAGGTGGCGGCTTCGAAGGCCTCTTCCAGCAAAGGGCTATAGGTCACTAGTCAGGAAGAGACCTGTGCTTTTGTCCTGCACAGTGATTGGGGTAATAGATGGTGGGAGACTGGCCTGGCCTTTGAGCACAAGGCAGCATCTTTGTTGACAAGCTGAGTATAATAGTCATTTTCTCAGTCTAATGGGATAGGACTGCAGATGGCATGTATGTGCTGAACACTGACACAGTCATGGTCCACATAGTTGACTGCAGACCGCCTTTCTTGCAGGCCACActgttatcactttttttttttttttttttgccaatcctggggcttgaactcagggtctgggtactgtccctcataaaagtctcacagactttcctgcccaggctggctttgaaccacgatcctttgatctcagcctcctgagtagctaggattacaagctcaaGCCATCAGCCTTAGTCTAACTCTTGAGGACTCTGCAAAACAGTGATTCTCCTGTTGCTCTCTACTCTAAGGCTTTCCTACCTAAGGGAACACATGTGATACCAGATGGTCTAGGATCAGAGCACTTGCTGCATTGCCCTCTCACATCAGACTTTTTCTGTCAGTGTTGGCAGTGATCCGGCTACAGCAGAAGCTGGAGGAGGCTGAGGGCAGTGACCCTCAGGGTGCCTTGGCCATCTGTGAACAGTTGGGGGACTTGTTCTCCAAGGCAGGCAACTTTCCCAAGGCAGCTGAGGCTTATCAGAAGCAGGTGGGTGATTGCCCCCCCCTACCCCCATGGGgtaggaaggagggtgggaggtgcAGCGCAGCCTGGCCCTCACTGCACTGGCTTCCCAGCTCCATGTTGCTGAGTGGCTGAAGAGACCAGACCTCGAGCTGGCCATCATCCATGTGTCCCTGGCCACCACACTTGGAGACATGAAGGACCACCGCCAGGCTGTGCACCATTATGAAGAAGAACTAAGGCTGCGCAAGGGCAATGCCCTGGAGGTGACATGCCCCTCCCCTGTGTGACTCGGGTGTGGCCCCATGGCTCTGCATGGGGGCCACCATTTTCCAGTGGTGAGCGTGGAAGGATGTCCCCACTAGACAGGCCCTTCCTTCAAGGACTGTCCACCTCCATCAGTCTGGAGACACATAGCACAAAGCCAAGGTAGATCTTCCTATGTGGGCAGCAGAGGGAAGACAGCCCCAACCACCAACCTCGTCCTGCTCTGCTTCAGGAAGCCAAGACCTGGTTCAACATTGCACTGTCTCGTGAGGAGGCTGGTGATGCATATGAGTTGTTGGCACCCTGCTTCCAGAAGGCTCTTAACTGTGCCCAGCAGGCCCAGCAGCCCTGGCTCCAGGTATGTCCCACCCACACAGGGTTCCCAACAAGCCCAGCTTCCTTGCAGCCTGCCTGTCCTCATTGTGCCACATCCCCATGTCTCTCTGCATCCTCTGCCCCCTCAACTCTGCTTAGTCTACCCTGCCCATGAGCTGGacatccctctccctctcctccttagCGTCAGGTCTTGCAACACCTTCATGCCGTGCAGCTGAGGTTACAGCCTCAAGAGGCTCCTGGGACTGAAACCAGACTGCAGGAACTTAGTGTGGCCAAggatgaggagaaagaagaggaagaagaggaggaggctgaggccagtGAGGCCCTGGACACTAGTGAGCTGGAACTCTCAGAGAGTGGTAAGGTCTAAATCCTGCCTTGGCTGCTGTGCTGGTGGACCTGATCTATCATCCTAGACCTCTGACCTAGGGTTAGACTGATGGGAGCTAGATCTGTATCCTCAGGGAGCTTGCTCAGGACTCACGATGGGGAAACAGCCACCGTCAAGTCAATCAGGGCAGCTGGTGCTTCTGTGGAAGCGATAGAGGAAGCTGACAACTTGCAGGAAGCCTGGGGCAGATTATTCAGAGGTTCTCTGAGGGAACTAGTAGTCAGAGGCTGAGTGGGCATCTGCCAGAGAAGGCTCCACAGGATTAGCAACATGATCCCTTTAGAGACACATGTTCCATGTCCAAGATAGATGAGACGTCAAAAACAGCTTTACTTCCCCATGCCAAAGCCGATTGTGTTATTGGAACTGTGGAGGCCAAAGTTGGCCTGTGGCTCTGGAGGCCATGGTAAGTCAGCCACTGTGGAGGTGAGGGATCAGCTGGAGCAAGGTGCCCACTGAAGCAGTCCTGGCTGTGGGGTCAAAGTAGAAGGAATGGACCTGAGAGCAGGGTTGTTGGGAGGCCATAGAGCTGTGGCCTGGTTTCTGGCTGAGGTTGGAGGGATGTGGTTCCTGGCATAACCTTCACTTCAGTTGTAAACGTGAGAGGCCTTAAGGACTTCAAGATGAATGTCGGACATATAGGAAGGTGGGATCATGCCTTAGAAGAGGGGGCAGGCTTGATGTTGCTGGTATGTAGGGGCTAAGGGAGAGAGGACCATGAACTTCAAGGAATATCATTCAGCAGGTGGCCACagcaaaagaaactgaagaagggcatagaaaaggccagaggtaccgggcaccagtggctcacgtctgtaatcctagctattcaggaggctgagatctgaggatcatggtttgaagccagcccaggcagtaaaggccCTGTTAACCATTGAAAAacaaagtggcactatggctcaagtggtagagcactagccttgagaaccaagaggctcagggacagcacccaggctctgagttcaagccccaccaccaagagaaaaaaaaagaaacaggccaGAGGTTGGGCTAGAAAATGTGGCTTACTGATAGAATACAtacctaccatgcatgaggccctgcgttcaattcctcataaaataagaaacttttttgttttttgtttttgcccagtcctggggcttggactcagggcctgagcactgtccctggcttctttttgctcaagtctagcactctgccatttgagccacagtggcacctctggctttttctatatatgtggtgctgaggaattgaacccagggcttcatgtatatgaggtgagcacttttaccactaggccatattcccagcccaaaataagaaatttttttaagggagaaagaaaaggctaGAGGCAGCCAGAGTGAAGCAAAGAGAGTCTAATGAGAATCATCGAAgcatccaggtgctggtgcctcacgcctataatcctagctactcagggagctgagatctgaggatcacagttcaaacccagcccaggcaggaaagtctgtgagactcttctctccaattaagcaccaaaaaaaccagaattggtgtgtgactcaagtggtagggagctagccttgatgaaaaaagcccaggaccagcaaaaaaaaaaaaaacaaaaaaaaaccccaaaacatgaAGAGAGCTGGGGAGGGACTGGAAAGTCTGGAGCACATAGGGCTGGTGGGCCTCACAAGTGACTTGGCCTGACAAGCATTTGGTGCTTCCCAGGGGAGAGGGTAGCCAAAGTCTGATGAGGACTGGTCTGGTACGTGGATACTTGCCCAGTTCCCCTGGGGTGGGGCAGAAAGGGTGAGAGTAGTAGATGGAAGTGGACTGCTGGCAGGGCTGGTGTTGGTCCAgcagctggcttttttttttttttttgctttattttattattattattttttatttttatttttgccagtcctggggcttggactcagggcctgagcactgtccctggcttcttttttgctcaaggctagcactctgccacttgagccacagcgccacttctggccattttctgtatatgtggtgctggggaattgaacccagggcctcatgtatacgaggcaagcactctttttttttttttttttttttgttttgttttgttttgtttccacttCCTAGGGTTTATTTCAGTAAATACTACTTCATATGAACAGAGTGGTCTCAGATCTTGATTTTAGCACCTCACCCCGAATTTCCAGTGTTTCTGTAAAGTCGCTTACACACAGTACCATGACTTCAGCCAAAGCCTAAGGCCGAGGTTTGAATCTCAGCTTACTCCAAGGCCTGGGGCTTGTCAGGAACAATTCCGAACGCTGGCATCCCAGACGCGGGAAAAGGGCCACTTCTCCGCACacccctcttttttttatttttttttattttttatttttttattaattggacataaatttttttacaaggtgttgtgcaaagagggtgcagttacatagtagggcagtgtgtacatttcttatgatatcttacaacctgtttttctatcccttgtctaggtcaggttgacatatatgcaatatacaatgtatcaagaacatatacagtattcacagacttggtctctactgtctctccgtctccctttgttaacagtcatatatcagggagatcatgcccctttgttttctgtgttctaggctgaggcaagcactcttgccactaggccatatccccagcccctttattttatatattttttgccagtcctggggcttgaactcggggcctgagcactgtccctggcttcctttttgctcaaagctagcactctaccacttgagccacagtgccgcttccagccttttctgtttatgtggtgctggggaatcgaacccagggcttcatgcatgcaaggcgagcactctaccgctaacccATATTCCTAGCTCCCAGCAGTTGACTTTGGCACCACCTCACTGAGAAGCCTCGGGAGCCCTCCAGATTTCCATCTTCCCATTCATGGCTGCTGTTCTTTCCTGGTAGCCAGAGGACTCAGGGTGGAGCAGGAGTTTCTGCTGCTTGTCTGGAAGGCTCAGGGTTTGTGGGCTTGACTTTGTTCCAGAGGACGACACCACCGGTCTGTCCCAGCCACTGGAAGAAGATGAGGAGCTTCTGGGCTGCCTGCGCCGGCGGCAGGTGAACAAGGTGAGGGTaacctgcccctccccaccctgggccTTACTTCTTCCCAGTAATACTTCCTTCCCCTTATACCTGTGCCCCGAGCTGGGGCAGCTATACCCACAGTGGAACCAGCGCAATGACATGGGAGAGACCCTGCTGCACCGAGCCTGCATCGAGGGCCATCTACGCCGTGTTCAGGACCTTGTGAGGCGGGTGAGACACCATACCTGGACAGACCTCCCAGCCTTTCCTCTCTCATGATGGAAGGTGTCCCTAACCattcatcttttgttgttgttagcatggggcttggactccgggcctaggtgctgtctctgagctcctttactCCATaactagcactctgcaactttgagccacagcactacttcgaGTTTTCTGATACTTATTTGgagatagactttcctgcctgggctgtctcaaactgtgatcctcagatctcaacctcctgagtagctaggattacagacatgagtcactagcTCCCGAACCACTTGTCTTTAGAATgggagctgaggggctgggaatgtggctcagtggtagagtgctcgcctagcctgcaggaagccctgggtttgattcctcggcatcacatatacagaaaaagccagaagtggcactgtggctcaagaggtagagcgctagccttgagcaaaaaagaaatcagggacagtgctcaggccctgagtccaagctccaggactggccaaaaattaaaaaaagaaataaaatgggagCTGAGGTGTGAGCCACACATGCAGCCATCTGTGCTGTGGCTAAGTGGGCTGAGTTGGCTAGGATGGTGGTGATGGCCTACAAGCTAAGGCCCTCACGCactccttcctgcctcaggtcctgcaTTCAGGCATAGAGATCATGAGGTTGCTGGACACGCTAGTGCTTGGTCAGCCTGGTGTACAGTTGAGGAGAGTGTGGCCCTCATTGATAAGATTAAGGTCAGAGGAGAGGGTCAGACCAGGCCAAGGAGTAGAGCTATGGGGCCCATTCTAGTCCCTGAGATGAAGTGATTTGGGCCAGACTCCTTCCTGTCCTTTCTACAGGGCCACCCCCTGAATCCTCGGGACCACTGTGGCTGGACGCCTCTGCACGAAGCCTGCAACTACGGGCATCTGGGTGAGCTGCACCAATCCAGACAGGGCATGCATTCTGGACTTGTGGGTTTGGAGGGATCTGAGCAGGCTACTGGGAGCATGGCTAATTTCCACCGGCCCACAGAGATCGTCCGCTTCCTTCTGGACCATGGGGCTGCAGTGAATGACCCAGGTGGCCAGGGGTGTGATGGCATCACCCCACTGCACGATGCTCTGAACTGTGGCCACTTTGAGGTTGCTGAGCTGCTTATTCAGCGAGGGGCATCTGTTACCCTCCGAACCAGGAAGGTGAATTAGGGAAGGCAAGGGGTGGGTGTGGAAGGAGTTGCTTTTGCCTTGCTCAGCTGTGTACCATACAGGGCCACAGCCCACTGGAGACACTGCAGCACTGGGTGGAGCTGTACCACAGGGACTTAGACCTTGAGACACAACAGAAGGCAGCAGCCATGGAGAGGATGCTTCATGCGGCCTCCTCTGGGCCGGGTAAGCAGGGCCTCCTTGATGCCTGGGGATGTCATCGGTAGTCCCTGAGCTCTGACTCTGAGGAGACTTGAGgttgggaaggaggggaagggagggggtgcTGGCTCTGTCTCATGCCGATTCTCTTTTCCACAGCCCTGGACAGCTCCTCTGACCTTGCACCTGTTCCAAGTGACCATCTGTTTGACCCCGAGATCTCTCCTCCTTCTAGCCCTTGCCTAGAATCCCCTTTGTGTGCCCCTAGGACAGTAGAGGATGCCCTGGTCCCTTCTAGGGTCTCCCCAGAACAGATCACTCCAGCTGTGGCCAGGCCTCGAAGAAACAGGCACAGgccagccagcagcagcagcagctctgagGATGAGGACAGGGTGGGCACCTTCAGGCCATCTCAGAAGAAGCCCAGAAACTCCAGCATGACCCCAGATGGCGTCCGGAAGCCTGGCCCTACCAGCAGCAAGGAAGCAGCTGCAATCCATACTGGCCGGGCTGCCTATGAGGCAGCCATCCGAGGCGTGGGCAGTGCTCAGAGCCGATACCTGGGCTCCTGCCCTCCTCGAGGCTCTGGTGAAGCCCCTGCCTCTCAGGCAGCACTCATTCCTGAGGAAGAATACCTGTCAGGGGACTGGCTAGAATTGGACACACCCCACACCCGGAGCCCACTGCCCCACCTACCTCGCCTTCAGGGAAGCTGGGATAATAACAGGCCCAGTGAGTCAGGGTCAGAGGAGGAAGAGTACCCAGTCAGGCCCCAGGCCCGGAACCAGCAAGGCCACGTGAGCTGTGTGGTGGACAAAGCAGGAGACGGCAGCTTGGCTGCAGAGCTCCAGAGAATCCCCAGTGTGCCCAGGGTCTTGGGGCCCAGTGGGGGAAACCTTGCAGCAGGCCAGTCCTCGGTGAGTGCAGGAGCTGGGAACAGCTGGCGTACCAGCTTGGGGGAGGTCAAGTGGAAGCCTGTCTTTTCTGACTGCTCCTCTCCTTACTTGCCAGGTTCTGATCCAGCCACCTTCCATCCGGGTTCGAGTTAGAATTCAGGATCATCTCTTCCTCATACCTGTCCCACACAGGTAAGGAATTACCCACTctttcccagccccctctgcccACCATGCAGCTATGAGCTGGGCCATTAGTGGCAGCCAGGGTCATAGCACCCTCACATGCCTGTCAGAGTGGGCTCCCTTTAGCTTGATGCCCAACTTCACCTTGAGGCTGAGTGCCCCACGCAAGTCCCAGCAGCTTCCTCGGAGCAGCACGACACTCAGGGGTGGCCCGAGGGGCAGGTGGTCTGCTGCGCTACAGGGACAGCACCAGCTGAGGGATCCAGAGGCCCTAAGCTGCACCCCAGGGATAAGTGTGCCATTCCTACAGCAGTGATGTCCACTCTGTGGCCTGGCTGGCTGATCAGGCTGCCCAGCGCTACTACCAGACTTGTGGGCTCTTGCCAAGGCTCACTCTGAGGAAGGAGGGCGCCTTGCTGGCCTCACAAGACCCCATTCCTGATGTGCTACAGAGCGATGATGAGGTGAGAAGCAGGGTCAGGGGCACAGGCTATCTCCGTCACTGGGCACCCCCAGGTCTGCTCAGCAATGGCACTCTCTAGGTACTGGCTGAAGTAACCTCGTGGGACCTCCCCCCGCTAACTGACCGTTACCGCAGAGCCTGCCAGAGCCTTGGTCAAGGTGAGGGGCCCTGGCTTTGAGTCGAGGCCTTGGCAGAGGAGCTGGGCTCCCCCCACAGCCCATGCCATTCCCAGGGCTATGGGATACTCCTCTGAACCTCAGAACTGTTGTGCTCCGTGTGAGCAATAGGTAGGTGCAGACAGGTCAACGCTGGGCTCTCGGGGGCAGGATCTCATAAAGCAATCCAAGCCACAGAGGTCAAGCCAAGGGAAGAACCACCAGCCTGCTTGTCTGGGGTACGGGGAGATGTGAGCTGAGGAAGGTCAGAGCCTCCATGACCTACTTCATGTGGGGCTGGTGTGGAGTACCAGGATTGTGAGATGAGCTCAGCACCTCATCCCAGGCTGATGTTCGCCTAAAGGATTCTAAGGGGAAAGATGTAGTTTCTGACCTTAATGACCCTAATCTCTCCTCCCAGAGGAACACCAGTGGGTGCTGCAAGCCATGGAGCGCCAGGGCTCAAGCCCTTCATTTAGCGCCTGCTCCCTGGCCTTGCGTCAGGCCCAGCTCACACCCCTGCTGCGAGCCCTCAAGCTACACACTGTGCTCCGCGAGCTGCACCTGGCAGGGAACCGGCTAGGTGACGGATGTGTTCCTGAGCTGCTGGCTGCCCTGGGCACCGTGCCCAGCCTGGTCATCCTTGACCTTTCCTCCAATCATCTGGGCCAGGAAGGTCTACGCCAGCTTGCTGCGGGGGCCCTGGGCCAGGCTGCCTTGCAGGTAGAGACCCAGGGTATAGCAGATCAACAGTAAGACAGTAGTATTCCCATCACACTGGGCATGTGGTGTGGCTGGGACAATTGGCCAGTTCCAAGCTCTAGAGTGGAACACTAGGCCCTCGAGTGGAGGGCCAGTCATGATCTAGAGAAGCACACCAGGCCCTCATGGGCCCAAGGTCATGAAAGCTGAATTGACTGCCCCTTCCACAGAACTTGGAAGAGCTGGACTTAAGCATGAACCCACTGGGGGATAGCTGTGGCCAGGCTCTGGCCTCTCTCCTGCGGGCCTGCCCCTTGCTCAGCACCCTGCGTCTGCAGGCCTGTGGCTTCAGCTCCAGTTTCTTCCTGAACCACCAGGCAGTCTTGAGTAGTGCCTTCCAAGGTGAGTGAATAAGGCAGGTCTACGCCCTGGGCCTGTGTGTTGAAGGAATCATAGTTGAACAGAAGGTCTCTGGGATGTCAGGCCTGGCTTCTTCCAGAAGAGGCCAGCTCCTCTTAGCACACAGCTGAATATGTGCACGCTGGACCTGCCTGGACTCTGAGGGGTATTTGATGTTTGCCTGGCCTGGGTTGGATGCTCCCCTAGGACTTACCCCAGGCCCTGCTACACCATGGGTGGGATCccagtctgtctttctctccaagGTCTCCCTGTGCCTGTGATGCGCTTTCTGTTTGCTTGAAGCAGTTCCTCTATAGGTGCAGAGGATTCACTCCCAGTGTAAGAGTCAGGGAATTAGGGAGCCTGGCAGAGGAAGGGGCCTGGGGTTAGGCAATGACCATTGGAGTGCTACCCTGGCCACCACTCACAGACATTCTGACTCAAAGCCACATCTCCCTCTAGCATGTAGGAACACAGGATTGGGAGAGCTGGACTCAGgagacttgagcaaaagccaTTATCTCTGTTTCCCCACCCAAAAAAAGTTTTTCTAAAGGGGTCATGAAGATTCTGGCCAAGGACTTGGGTGAGGGAAGGGCCAGGCAGTAACCATATGGGGCTAACAGAGGTTCTGATGCCATGCAGATGCTGAGCACCTGAAGACTCTGTCCCTATCATACAATGCTCTGGGCCCCCCTGCCTTGGCCAGAGCCTTGCAGAGCCTACCTGTCCACACCCTCCTACACCTAGAGCTTGGCTCTGTTGCAGCCAGCAAGAGTGACTTGGACCTCATGGACTCTGTTGTCAGATATCTGACTAAGGTACAAAGTGGAGAAGGGTCTGCCAAGCTAGGACAGTCCTCAGAGGCCAAAGACAGTCCCACAGCTGAGGCACTGGGGTCGGGGGAGGTCTGGCAGGAGAGGGCTTTAGGAACAGCCAGGGGAGACCCATGCAGCTGTGCAGATGGCTGCCTCAGGAGACCTGGGACCCAGTGTGGCCTCACCACCCTAGGTAGGTCCCAAGGGGCAAAGTATCCCTGTCCCCCATGCTGTCTCCTGGGTGCTTTCCCAGATGAGGCTGAATCTTGTatgattttcttctttactgGGTGTGGGTCCCctatggggaggaaggaggaaaggtaccCACTGGGTGTGACCTGAGGCCTATGCTTGTATTCAGGAAGGCTGTGCTCTGACCCACCTGACCCTATCGGCAAACTGCTTGAGTGACAAGGCTGTGAGTGAACTGAGCAGGTAATGACCAGCCCCTCTGCTGCCATCTTGGGAGAGCCTGATCTCAAGGCCTGTGAGTCCAGGAAGCTTTCACAGATGACACTGGCTTTTTCCAGCATCTACTTTTTTCAGGGCTGGCCCCGGCAGACATTTGCCTTCCTCCTGTTTTTTATCACACTTTTGTggctcttgagaacttttgcccTGGTagatcctttctttccccttgtgTATAGCATTCCATGCAAGGGTTCTTAGTCCCCTAAAGCCTCAGCTGTCTCCTGGGAATATCAGGTACTCAAGCCTAGCCATGCACAGCCAGAGCCTGGCCATTGTAATCCTTGACTCCAGGCTTTCTGAGGTTTGTCTGGGGCAGCCTTCCCTGGTGATGGAAGGCTACCCCTGGAAACCCATCCTGCCCATCCTGCACCCATTGTTTCAGGTATCTCCCTCTCTGCCCCACACTCACCTCCCTGGACCTCTCTGCCAACCCTGAAATCAGCAGTGTGGGCCTAGGTGAGCTTCTGTCTGCCCTTCAAGAGCGGCCCCAGGGCCTCAGCTTCCTTGGCCTGTCAGGTGAGGAATGGATGTGTCCGCCATACCTGCCATGCCCCCACCAGCCACACAACTTCCTTCCCAGTGACCCACCTCCCCCAGGGGCTCCTCAGGCTCTACCAACCTCTGCTGTAGCTTGTTCCCCAGCTACACCAGGGCAGCGCCCCACCTTAGCGGTCCGGAGAACAAACTCCTGGAGGTTCATTAGATGAACTTACTGATCGGTACAGGGTTCCTGTTCCTCACCCCCTACTTCCCAGGGTTCTGGCCTAGGATAAAGCCCCTGTGGACAATGGGGACCCTAAGTGAGCCCCGCTTCCgctggcccccaccccctcccacaggCTGCTCCATCCAGGGCCCCCTGAGTGCGGGGCTCTGGGACGCGATCCTCACGCAGCTGCGGGAGCTGCAGCTGTGCAGCAGGTCCCTGTGCGCCGAGGACCGCGAAGCCCTGCGCCAGCGGCTGCTGCCCTCCTCCGGCACCGGCGCGCTGGCCCGAGGCCCCCTGCTCTTCTTCCGACGCCCCTGACCCCAGTCCGCCCTCTCTGCCAATGAATCCTTAATAAAGGAGGCTGCTGTCTCGTCTTGTGTGCCTGAAAGGCCGGGTGTGGGTTTTTCCTGCGCCAAGTCCGCTCCGGGACGGCGAGCGCTGGCTGCGCAGGCGCACGGCAcggggtggggcgggaggggggcggagcTGTCCCGCGCGCTCGCGTAGCAGGGAGTGGCAAGCGATCACCGATCCCTGAGTTCCCATCGATCCCAGCGTGCGCAGGGGGAAGAGAAGAGCGCCGAGCTGCTGATCGGGGGCGCTGGGTTTCGGCGCCATCTCTAGGAACGGCCAGGGGAGCCCAGGTACGCCGAGGTGGGGCGGTGCCGGCCGGGGTGGTCGCAGACAGCTCTACCGGTGAAGCACACCCCGCCTCTGGGTTCCGCGACCGTCACGGGTTCTGCCCTCGCCATCCTTCTTCAGGCGCGGCCCTCCCCGCGCTGTCGTGGGCCCTGGAGTCCAGCCGGTCCCCGCTGGCGGCGCCTGTTCCGCGGCCCCCCAGCCCAGCTGGCTGCCAGGTCACTCCGCCCCGGCGCGCCCACCTTCGGGGCCAGTACGCCTAGAGctgctgtgattttgtttgtggcccTGGAGCCCCGCCTCCCTGCCCCAGGGGGCCATCTTAATTCCCACCATTTCAGATTCTCTGGGTGGGTCCGTGGTCCACCCCTGGAACCTGCACTCACCAACTTCCTCGGTACACAAGGTCCTCCTggagctctgcttccattctttatgAAACAAAATCTTGGTGTGCCCCGGGTGGCTTCAAATTGAGGTTTCTGCTGTCACAACTTCTACGCTGGAGTTTTAGACATGCACTGACATTCTCTGAACATCCATTGGCCACAGTGCTGTGACAGGCTTTCCTTTAGCCTTCTAGTAGCTTCCACCACATTAGGTTaaagccccagcccccagcttctcTGTTCCTTTAAATTCATCTGGATTGAAAAGCATTGTTAGTATGCTGTTCCCTGTGTCCAAAATTGTGGCCCAGGTCCTCTACCAGCTCTCTCCTCCTACCAGTCTCAGAGTGGCCTCAACTACACTGCAAGGTTGCACACCAGACCATCACTGTCCTCAGGGCTCCTCATCTACACCTTCC containing:
- the Tonsl gene encoding tonsoku-like protein isoform X3 yields the protein MNLERDLRQLSKAKARAQKSGQLREEAAFCQQLGELLASHGRFAEALEEHQQELQLLESALDPLGCAVAHRKIGERLAEMENYSAALQHQHRYLELAGSLSNYTELQRAWATIGRTHLDIYDHCQSKDSLLQAQAAFEKSLAIVDEKLEGTLGQRELSEMRTRLYLNLGLTFERLQQMTLCNDYFKKSIFLAEQNHLYEDLFRARYNLGAIHWCGGQHSQAMRCLEGARECARAMKMRFMESECCVTISQILQDLGDFLAAKRALKKAYRLGSQKPAQRAAVCQSLKYVLAVIRLQQKLEEAEGSDPQGALAICEQLGDLFSKAGNFPKAAEAYQKQLHVAEWLKRPDLELAIIHVSLATTLGDMKDHRQAVHHYEEELRLRKGNALEEAKTWFNIALSREEAGDAYELLAPCFQKALNCAQQAQQPWLQRQVLQHLHAVQLRLQPQEAPGTETRLQELSVAKDEEKEEEEEEEAEASEALDTSELELSESEDDTTGLSQPLEEDEELLGCLRRRQVNKWNQRNDMGETLLHRACIEGHLRRVQDLVRRGHPLNPRDHCGWTPLHEACNYGHLEIVRFLLDHGAAVNDPGGQGCDGITPLHDALNCGHFEVAELLIQRGASVTLRTRKGHSPLETLQHWVELYHRDLDLETQQKAAAMERMLHAASSGPALDSSSDLAPVPSDHLFDPEISPPSSPCLESPLCAPRTVEDALVPSRVSPEQITPAVARPRRNRHRPASSSSSSEDEDRVGTFRPSQKKPRNSSMTPDGVRKPGPTSSKEAAAIHTGRAAYEAAIRGVGSAQSRYLGSCPPRGSGEAPASQAALIPEEEYLSGDWLELDTPHTRSPLPHLPRLQGSWDNNRPSESGSEEEEYPVRPQARNQQGHVSCVVDKAGDGSLAAELQRIPSVPRVLGPSGGNLAAGQSSVLIQPPSIRVRVRIQDHLFLIPVPHSDVHSVAWLADQAAQRYYQTCGLLPRLTLRKEGALLASQDPIPDVLQSDDEVLAEVTSWDLPPLTDRYRRACQSLGQEEHQWVLQAMERQGSSPSFSACSLALRQAQLTPLLRALKLHTVLRELHLAGNRLGDGCVPELLAALGTVPSLVILDLSSNHLGQEGLRQLAAGALGQAALQNLEELDLSMNPLGDSCGQALASLLRACPLLSTLRLQACGFSSSFFLNHQAVLSSAFQDAEHLKTLSLSYNALGPPALARALQSLPVHTLLHLELGSVAASKSDLDLMDSVVRYLTKEGCALTHLTLSANCLSDKAVSELSRYLPLCPTLTSLDLSANPEISSVGLGELLSALQERPQGLSFLGLSGEEWMCPPYLPCPHQPHNFLPSDPPPPGAPQALPTSAVACSPATPGQRPTLAVRRTNSWRFIR
- the Tonsl gene encoding tonsoku-like protein isoform X2 — protein: MNLERDLRQLSKAKARAQKSGQLREEAAFCQQLGELLASHGRFAEALEEHQQELQLLESALDPLGCAVAHRKIGERLAEMENYSAALQHQHRYLELAGSLSNYTELQRAWATIGRTHLDIYDHCQSKDSLLQAQAAFEKSLAIVDEKLEGTLGQRELSEMRTRLYLNLGLTFERLQQMTLCNDYFKKSIFLAEQNHLYEDLFRARYNLGAIHWCGGQHSQAMRCLEGARECARAMKMRFMESECCVTISQILQDLGDFLAAKRALKKAYRLGSQKPAQRAAVCQSLKYVLAVIRLQQKLEEAEGSDPQGALAICEQLGDLFSKAGNFPKAAEAYQKQLHVAEWLKRPDLELAIIHVSLATTLGDMKDHRQAVHHYEEELRLRKGNALEEAKTWFNIALSREEAGDAYELLAPCFQKALNCAQQAQQPWLQRQVLQHLHAVQLRLQPQEAPGTETRLQELSVAKDEEKEEEEEEEAEASEALDTSELELSESEDDTTGLSQPLEEDEELLGCLRRRQVNKWNQRNDMGETLLHRACIEGHLRRVQDLVRRGHPLNPRDHCGWTPLHEACNYGHLEIVRFLLDHGAAVNDPGGQGCDGITPLHDALNCGHFEVAELLIQRGASVTLRTRKGHSPLETLQHWVELYHRDLDLETQQKAAAMERMLHAASSGPALDSSSDLAPVPSDHLFDPEISPPSSPCLESPLCAPRTVEDALVPSRVSPEQITPAVARPRRNRHRPASSSSSSEDEDRVGTFRPSQKKPRNSSMTPDGVRKPGPTSSKEAAAIHTGRAAYEAAIRGVGSAQSRYLGSCPPRGSGEAPASQAALIPEEEYLSGDWLELDTPHTRSPLPHLPRLQGSWDNNRPSESGSEEEEYPVRPQARNQQGHVSCVVDKAGDGSLAAELQRIPSVPRVLGPSGGNLAAGQSSVLIQPPSIRVRVRIQDHLFLIPVPHSSDVHSVAWLADQAAQRYYQTCGLLPRLTLRKEGALLASQDPIPDVLQSDDEVLAEVTSWDLPPLTDRYRRACQSLGQEEHQWVLQAMERQGSSPSFSACSLALRQAQLTPLLRALKLHTVLRELHLAGNRLGDGCVPELLAALGTVPSLVILDLSSNHLGQEGLRQLAAGALGQAALQNLEELDLSMNPLGDSCGQALASLLRACPLLSTLRLQACGFSSSFFLNHQAVLSSAFQDAEHLKTLSLSYNALGPPALARALQSLPVHTLLHLELGSVAASKSDLDLMDSVVRYLTKEGCALTHLTLSANCLSDKAVSELSRYLPLCPTLTSLDLSANPEISSVGLGELLSALQERPQGLSFLGLSGCSIQGPLSAGLWDAILTQLRELQLCSRSLCAEDREALRQRLLPSSGTGALARGPLLFFRRP